GCTAAGGATTATGTCCGTTCTCTGCGAAAAACAGGCCGGTACCTACGCGACGTCTATTGATCGAAAATGCCGGATTTTGCGATCAATCCGGCTTGATTTAGAACTGTCTTAAGAGACTGCCCACAAACTCAAATCAGTTTGAGCACAGTCTCTATACCGAAAGTGTCTCAAAATTTGGCATGAGGGCTTTCTCTTTGCCAAAACCAAATGACGAGACACTTTCGGTATAAAATAGGATCGCTTTAAGCGGGTTCTTCAGTGGTGATGATACAGAAGCATTGGACTCCTTCTCCGCGGCCAAACCCGGTCAAGCCTTCGCCTGTGGTCGCCATGATCCCGATCTGGGAAGGGTTGATGCCGATGACCCGGGCGATGTTGTCTCGCATCTCCCGCACGCGCTCTTTGAATTTTGGCCTTTTACCCTCCAGCGAGATAGAGACGTGGGATATTTTCTGATTCCCTAATGTTTTCAGGGCTTCTTTTAAATACTCTTCGCTGTCGGTGATTTTCTTTTCCAGGCAGAGTGTGTCAGCCAAAGCTCCGAGTATGGGCACGCCGGTGACGGTGGTGATGGCGTTGCAGAGGGCATGAAAGACGACATCGCCATCGGAATTTGCCGAAAACCCGGGCACATCGTCGAATTCCAAGCCGGCGATGATGCACTTTTTGCTCCCTTGTTCTTCAAAGCGGTGGCTGTCTTGGCCAATCCCTGTTCTGTATCGCATGTTAGCTCCTGCTCGTCGGTGGGTGATGTCCGGTTTCCCTGCGTCGAAAGTGTCATAGACTCCGCTTTTGGGCTTTGAGAAAACTCTCGGGATTGCGATGTTGCAAGTCACCTAATATTAGAAAGATGAGACGACATGCAACGTCGCAATTCCGAGGTGTTCTCAAAGCCAAAAAACAAATTTTGAGGCAATTTCGGTATGGGGTTGAATTTTGTGAAAAGTTTAGTTCTTCCACCTATTTCTTTAAACCAAATAAGAGACTACCCGTAAACTCAAATCCCAATCTGTTAGCAGTCTCTTCCTGAAATCTGGCAGGGCAACTTCGAGATAGCACCCAAGACCGAAAGTTTCGAAGTTGCCTTATCATTCTAATATTAGGTGATTTAATCCGTTCAATTGAGGGGCTTTCTCGGGGCTGAAAACTTAATTTTGAGACGCTTTCGGTATACTGCAAGACAGGTTCTTTTAATTGTTGAATAAATGCTCTTCTAATCAACTTTTGATTATTTTTTTTGTAAATTAATTATTTTCTTGAGGGAAACCTGTTCTTTATGTAGGTTACTCACGTAGGCATGTGGGGGCTTTTTCCCTAAAAGATGTCTTAATTAAACAGTGTGAAGGGGTTGGGATAAAAATCATGGAAGCGATGAAGATCACCGGAGGTAATCCGCTTAAAGGTAAAATCAGGGCGCAAGGAGCCAAAAACGCGACGACTAAATTGCTGGTGGCCTCGCTTTTATCCGATAAGCCGTGCCGGTTTTACAATGTACCGAATATCGTTGAAATCGAAGTGACTGTCGCCATGTGCCAGGAAATCGGCATGCAGGTTGCCTGGGACAAAGAGGCGAAAGTCATGGAAGTGGTCACAAAAGAGCTCAATACTTCCTATATTCCTCAGCGCTTTTCAGGCGCCAACCGGATCCCGATCCTGATGATCGGTGCGCTTTTGGGAAGAACCGATCAGGATATCATCGTGCCGGTTGCCGGCGGAGATTTGATCGGCAAGCGGCCCATCGATTTTCACTTGGATTCTTTAAGAAAACTCGGAGCGACGATCGAATTCCGCGAAATGAAAAGACAGGGCGCCTATTTCGCGCAAGCTCACAATGGCTTAAAAGGCACAGTGATCCATCTTCCCTATCCATCTGTCGGCGCAACGGAAAACACCATTTTGGCAGCTGTCACAGCCCGAGGTGTCACCGAGATTAAAAATGCTGCGATGGAGCCCGAAATTGTCGATCTGATCCTCTTTTTACAAAAGCTTGGCGCCAACATCACGCTGGACGTTGACCGCACCATCCGCATCCACGGTACAAGACGGTTTTATGAAGTGGAGCACTCCATTATTCCCGACCGTATCGAATCGGCATCCTGGGCAATGGCGGCGATCGCGACGAAGGGTGAGATTTTCATTGAGGATGCAAAGCATCAGGATATGATCACCTTCCTAAACAAGCTCCGCGAAATTGGCGGCGGCTACTCGGTGAAAAAGGACGGGATCAAGTTTTACTATGACGGCCCGCTGCAAGGGGGGCTTCACCTGGAAACTGATGTACACCCCGGCTTTATGACTGACTGGCAGCAGCCTTTCGTCGTCCTTTTGACACAGGCGACCGGTTCTTCTGTCGTTCATGAAACGGTTTACGAAAATCGCTTTGGATACACCGATATTCTTAAAGAGATGGGGGCGGATATCACCCTGTTTAAACAGTGTCTGGGTGGAAAAGACTGCCGATTTGCTTCGCAGAGCTTCCCCCACAGTCTTATCGTCAAGGGAGCAACTCCTCTTGCCTGCAAAGACATTCATGTGCCCGATCTCCGGGCCGGCTTCGCTTATGTGATGGCCGCCCTCATCGCGGAGGGGACAAGCACTATCACCGGTCTGCCATTCTTGGATAGAGGCTATGAGGCCCTGGACCAAAAGCTGATTGATTTGGGTGCGATGATCGACCGCGTCGAGATCGACCAGCGGCCGGAAGAGTATGTCTACCCGCAAATGACAAAACCGATGCAGTCTGTGGCGCTCGGGGTCTAGACAAGTCTACACCGAAAGTATCTCAAGGCGCCATTGCCCAGGTTTATGATACTTTCGGTGTATTCCGCTCCCCGTCGGGGAGCGGATCTTTAATCCGGAATGCTGAAGCTGGGGATGCAGGCTGTCGCCTTGAACTCTACATTGGTGAAGTTTGGGTCTCCTGAAGGTGTAAGGAGAAGGACAACTTCATAGGGTTCGGTGTGCTGCAGCGTAATATTGGAGGTAGTCGTGATCGTGTTCGGGATTTGCTGCACGTTGGCGACGACAGCGTAGGGCGCTGTCTGGTCAGTGAAGGTAATCGTCACTTGATCCATCGCTGTCGAGACGGCATAAGTATACCCTTCTCCGCTTCCAACTCCATCCGGTGTCAGAGGAATAGTGCCAAACACAAATAGCGGGGTGGTGTCCGATGGGCATTCCGTGAGCAGATTGCCGGTCACCTCTCCTTGGTCGGGTCCAGCCGCTCCCGGCTCTCCCTGAGGACCTTGATCGCCTGTCGGCCCTGTGGGACCGATGGGTCCTTCCTCACCCTCTATCCCTTGCGGCCCTGCGATCCCGGGAGCGCCTTCCGGTCCTTGAATTCCGGGCGGTCCGACGGGACCTGTCGGTCCCGGGGGAGGGCAGCAGCCCATCTCAGGAGAAGGTAAGCCAACAGGGGGTAACCTGGTGGGAAGAAGGCCTTCATCGGCGTGCATCTGTGTGAGCAAGCAGCTACAGACCCCTGCCATCGTCAGCGTCCAGAGTGATAAGGCTCTATTTATCGTGATCATGACTTAACCTAATGCTTAATAGTTTGTTTTCCAGTAGCAGAGTCTTGTAAGAGGCATGATCTCTTGCCTGCGGATTCGGGGGCAGCAGCTGTTTTTGCTGTCACAGCCGTTGAACATCGCTAAGGGAAAGTCCCAGTTGACCTGGACAAAGCTTCGGCTCTTGAACACTTCATCGTAAGATGTTTGCAAAGAAACGTTAAGTCCCAGGAAAAGAGGGATCTCAAAGCGGACAAGTCCGCCAAAGATGTGGTTGCGGTTGCCGCAGTGGGAGTTGTCAAAGCGGTAGGTATAGGTACCGAGCGTGCTGTAGAGGTCAACACAAGGGAAAGGGTTTAGCCATGCGGACACTTCCAAATCAAGTCCTCTTAAGCTCGCCTCGTTTTCGAATCGGTTTGCCACGGCGCCGTTGCCATAGTCAAAGCGCGTCTTTTTTCTGTTGCCGTGTTCGTTTAAGGGAAAGTAGCCGTTGATGCGGGCGTCAAAAAGGCATCCCAGCCATTCAGCGCCAATACTGACCTCTTTGAAATTCCCAAATTCCCCCTGGAGGTAGTCTACATAGGCATAGCCGCGCAGCTTAGCTTTATAGGTGGGAAATGCCGTCTGCAGTCCGACACCGACGTTGGCAGCCCACTTTCCGTCATTCAGGCGATGTCCCTGCAGTTCAAGCAAAGGATCCCAATAACCGCAGCGTGCTTCAGGGCAGAAAAATGCGCCTAGAGAAGCGTATCCCTCCTCCCTGCCGATTCCTCTCGGCGATGTGTAGCCCGCGTTCAGGGTCAAGGATTCAAGCAGTTGCTCTTTTTTTTGTTGATCTTGGCAGGGCCAGTAGATTGCTTCTGCCGTATGGGAAAAAACGAGCGCCAGTAGCGGCAGGACGGTGTACTTGATGTGCCTTAAGTTCATAATCGTTACCTGGAATAACCTTCTGTTGAGTTTATGGGGGCGTCTGCAGGCCAATGGCTAAAAAGTTGATCGCGTTGGCATTAAAGTTGCTGACGTCGATTCTGACTATCGGATTAACGGT
The DNA window shown above is from Estrella lausannensis and carries:
- the ispF gene encoding 2-C-methyl-D-erythritol 2,4-cyclodiphosphate synthase; its protein translation is MRYRTGIGQDSHRFEEQGSKKCIIAGLEFDDVPGFSANSDGDVVFHALCNAITTVTGVPILGALADTLCLEKKITDSEEYLKEALKTLGNQKISHVSISLEGKRPKFKERVREMRDNIARVIGINPSQIGIMATTGEGLTGFGRGEGVQCFCIITTEEPA
- a CDS encoding collagen-like protein, with the translated sequence MITINRALSLWTLTMAGVCSCLLTQMHADEGLLPTRLPPVGLPSPEMGCCPPPGPTGPVGPPGIQGPEGAPGIAGPQGIEGEEGPIGPTGPTGDQGPQGEPGAAGPDQGEVTGNLLTECPSDTTPLFVFGTIPLTPDGVGSGEGYTYAVSTAMDQVTITFTDQTAPYAVVANVQQIPNTITTTSNITLQHTEPYEVVLLLTPSGDPNFTNVEFKATACIPSFSIPD
- the murA gene encoding UDP-N-acetylglucosamine 1-carboxyvinyltransferase is translated as MEAMKITGGNPLKGKIRAQGAKNATTKLLVASLLSDKPCRFYNVPNIVEIEVTVAMCQEIGMQVAWDKEAKVMEVVTKELNTSYIPQRFSGANRIPILMIGALLGRTDQDIIVPVAGGDLIGKRPIDFHLDSLRKLGATIEFREMKRQGAYFAQAHNGLKGTVIHLPYPSVGATENTILAAVTARGVTEIKNAAMEPEIVDLILFLQKLGANITLDVDRTIRIHGTRRFYEVEHSIIPDRIESASWAMAAIATKGEIFIEDAKHQDMITFLNKLREIGGGYSVKKDGIKFYYDGPLQGGLHLETDVHPGFMTDWQQPFVVLLTQATGSSVVHETVYENRFGYTDILKEMGADITLFKQCLGGKDCRFASQSFPHSLIVKGATPLACKDIHVPDLRAGFAYVMAALIAEGTSTITGLPFLDRGYEALDQKLIDLGAMIDRVEIDQRPEEYVYPQMTKPMQSVALGV